Proteins encoded together in one Lachnospiraceae bacterium JLR.KK008 window:
- a CDS encoding flagellin, giving the protein MSMVVQHNLTAMNSNRMLGITTGAQAKSTEKLSSGYKINRAADDAAGLAISEKMRKQIRGLTQASANAQDGISAVQTAEGALTEVHDMLQRMNELAVKASNGTQSISDRDAIQAEIDQLVTEIDRVAETTKFNETYLLKGDKNVTKAYSYSYNSVAASTAAVVKTNGTAGALTTGNAGLTATISFHAGTSAGAQNDIANSLVKQGLNITAELTTDKNDPAAAQEVRYSISLNGAVADKYTITATSSSPTKFNVRDTEGNIIATITASGIAAGGAADGVYSANVTAGRVDKAAATVGESEKFYDADGNGIAANALNNYFTAASGTWAANSSAGAVYDAAGNKIALTAMAGKVTANQDVTGPLQLKLHVGADATTNNQIALNLQSMSSKGLGIVGLRVDGSNDTNALSAIETIKEALQKVSAQRSDLGAVQNRLEHTINNLDNVVENTTSAESQIRDTDMATQMVEYSKNQILAQAGQSMLAQANQSNQGVLSLLQ; this is encoded by the coding sequence ATGAGTATGGTAGTACAACACAACCTGACAGCAATGAACTCTAACAGAATGTTAGGTATCACGACAGGAGCACAGGCTAAGTCAACAGAGAAGTTATCTTCCGGTTATAAGATCAATCGTGCAGCAGATGATGCAGCAGGTCTTGCAATTTCTGAGAAAATGAGAAAGCAGATCAGAGGTCTTACACAGGCTTCCGCAAACGCACAGGATGGTATCTCCGCAGTGCAGACAGCAGAAGGTGCTTTGACAGAAGTACACGATATGCTTCAGAGAATGAATGAGCTGGCAGTTAAGGCTTCCAACGGTACACAGTCTATTTCCGACCGTGATGCTATCCAGGCAGAGATCGATCAGCTCGTAACTGAAATCGACCGTGTTGCTGAGACAACCAAATTCAACGAGACATACCTGTTAAAGGGTGACAAGAATGTGACAAAAGCATATTCTTACAGCTACAATTCGGTAGCAGCTTCTACAGCAGCAGTTGTTAAGACAAACGGTACTGCTGGTGCGTTGACAACAGGTAATGCTGGTCTGACAGCAACAATCAGCTTCCATGCAGGAACATCCGCTGGAGCTCAGAACGACATTGCTAACTCTCTTGTTAAACAGGGTCTGAATATTACAGCAGAACTGACAACAGACAAGAATGATCCGGCTGCAGCTCAGGAAGTTCGTTACAGCATTTCCCTGAACGGTGCAGTAGCTGATAAATATACAATCACAGCTACATCTTCTTCACCGACGAAGTTTAACGTCAGAGATACAGAAGGTAACATCATTGCTACGATTACAGCAAGTGGTATTGCAGCAGGCGGCGCAGCTGACGGTGTATACAGCGCAAACGTAACGGCTGGCAGAGTTGATAAAGCAGCAGCTACAGTTGGTGAGAGCGAGAAGTTCTATGATGCAGATGGTAACGGCATCGCTGCTAACGCTTTGAATAACTACTTCACAGCAGCATCCGGAACATGGGCAGCTAACTCCAGTGCAGGTGCAGTATATGATGCAGCTGGTAACAAGATTGCACTGACAGCAATGGCTGGAAAAGTTACAGCAAATCAGGATGTTACAGGTCCTCTTCAGCTCAAACTTCATGTTGGTGCTGACGCAACGACTAACAACCAGATCGCACTGAACCTTCAGTCCATGAGCTCTAAGGGTCTTGGTATCGTAGGCCTCAGAGTAGATGGCTCCAATGATACGAATGCGCTGAGCGCAATCGAGACAATTAAGGAAGCTCTTCAGAAAGTTTCCGCACAGCGTTCCGACCTCGGTGCTGTACAGAACAGACTTGAGCACACCATCAACAACCTGGATAACGTTGTAGAGAATACAACATCTGCAGAGAGCCAGATCCGTGATACAGATATGGCAACTCAGATGGTTGAGTACTCCAAGAATCAGATTCTTGCACAGGCTGGCCAGTCCATGTTGGCACAGGCTAACCAGTCCAACCAGGGTGTATTGTCCTTACTTCAGTAA
- a CDS encoding glycosyltransferase: MKKKKPLLTISLLSSGREKTIKKCLDSLVPLMEKVDSELIIVDTGCNEEVKKLMSEYTDKFVPFTWCDDFSKARNAGLRQATGEWFLYIDDDEWFLDTKEIEDFFLTGEYKKYFYACYNQRNYMRYDRKLYTDAWVSRMVRLDKGVKFVSMIHEYFSPLYDPCKLLHCTVEHFGYIYESKEEERKHIRRNIVLLLKMIEKEKNTIRWWTHLLQEYRAAEEFQKMEELAKDGLEHFKDFDDLEINRERGALYCGMAEAQVLSAYYERAERTIKKALKDKRNNQMCQMRLYNLLAEVFFKQENYAEAEKSCEKYVEFYNLFKDDEDARMQQEAIFVMYAFTAMGKGSAFCYYILCGLYRNDTTILKKYFWELDWDGTLMLYRGFVNEVIDAMSHLPYEEEFVRMAETMTGRVGFREPWDKLLAMEQKKNSSDEKEREQFYRVARIFSQVSTFNHYTWYLKILYADYAGEQVDWNEYYENMFHYVTDIFQLDDIVFTIAEKNHVNLGPQFEKIPFDQWKLGIDAFFTNSDYKKILNRAQFVTNTLSVYEEEMISEKLAVRRDYFYMKLAEATVIFGTDGRFDTFQESFRSFSDKCLAFYRQFYKDNAFEGEMELLTQPCRAAVRLRNLLQAYERGDRQEISACLKAAVGVFPSFDPIIKMYTKLYVEMEKEKLETETVSPEMRALGEQIKGKLRILLDQNMTAEAYQVLEQLKTFIPGDQELVLLEEEIQKKFS; encoded by the coding sequence ATGAAAAAGAAAAAACCGTTGCTTACCATTTCCCTGTTGTCTTCCGGCAGAGAAAAAACTATTAAAAAGTGTCTTGATTCGCTGGTACCGCTGATGGAAAAAGTTGACAGTGAGCTGATCATTGTCGACACCGGTTGTAATGAAGAAGTCAAAAAGCTGATGTCAGAATATACGGATAAATTTGTACCATTTACTTGGTGTGACGACTTTTCCAAAGCACGGAATGCGGGACTGAGGCAGGCTACCGGCGAATGGTTTCTCTATATCGACGATGATGAGTGGTTTCTTGATACAAAGGAGATCGAAGATTTTTTCTTAACCGGCGAATATAAAAAATATTTCTATGCCTGCTATAACCAGAGGAATTATATGCGTTATGACAGAAAACTGTATACGGACGCCTGGGTATCTCGAATGGTCCGTCTGGACAAAGGCGTTAAGTTTGTCAGTATGATCCATGAATATTTTTCTCCATTGTATGATCCCTGTAAATTGCTGCATTGTACAGTGGAACATTTTGGATATATTTATGAATCAAAAGAAGAAGAGCGAAAACATATCCGGCGTAATATTGTACTTCTCCTGAAAATGATTGAAAAAGAAAAAAATACAATTCGCTGGTGGACGCATCTGTTGCAGGAATATCGGGCAGCGGAAGAATTTCAGAAGATGGAGGAGCTTGCCAAAGACGGGCTAGAACACTTCAAAGATTTCGATGATCTTGAGATCAACAGAGAACGAGGTGCCTTATATTGTGGTATGGCAGAAGCACAAGTATTGTCTGCCTACTATGAGCGGGCTGAGCGGACGATTAAAAAGGCACTGAAAGATAAGAGAAATAATCAGATGTGCCAGATGCGGCTCTACAATCTGCTGGCGGAAGTATTCTTTAAACAGGAAAATTACGCTGAGGCAGAGAAAAGCTGTGAAAAATATGTCGAATTTTATAACTTATTTAAAGATGACGAAGATGCGAGGATGCAGCAGGAAGCGATCTTTGTCATGTATGCGTTTACTGCGATGGGCAAGGGCAGCGCATTCTGTTATTATATTTTGTGTGGTCTTTACAGAAATGATACGACAATACTCAAAAAGTATTTCTGGGAATTAGACTGGGACGGCACACTTATGCTTTACCGTGGGTTTGTCAATGAGGTGATAGATGCCATGTCACATCTGCCATATGAGGAAGAATTTGTCCGTATGGCTGAAACGATGACCGGTAGAGTAGGCTTCCGGGAGCCCTGGGATAAGCTGTTGGCGATGGAGCAGAAGAAGAATTCATCCGATGAGAAAGAAAGAGAACAATTTTACCGTGTTGCCCGGATCTTTTCGCAGGTGTCGACGTTCAATCATTATACATGGTACCTGAAAATCCTCTATGCCGATTATGCAGGTGAGCAGGTAGATTGGAATGAATATTATGAAAACATGTTCCACTATGTCACAGACATTTTCCAGCTGGATGATATTGTCTTCACGATAGCAGAAAAAAATCATGTAAATTTAGGGCCTCAGTTTGAGAAGATTCCCTTTGATCAGTGGAAATTGGGTATCGATGCGTTCTTTACGAACAGTGATTACAAGAAAATATTAAATCGTGCTCAGTTTGTTACGAATACACTGTCTGTTTATGAAGAAGAAATGATAAGTGAGAAACTGGCAGTGAGACGAGACTACTTCTATATGAAACTGGCCGAGGCGACGGTCATCTTTGGAACCGACGGTAGATTTGATACTTTTCAGGAAAGTTTCCGCAGTTTTTCAGACAAATGTCTTGCCTTTTACCGTCAGTTTTACAAGGACAATGCGTTTGAAGGTGAAATGGAGCTGCTTACACAGCCCTGTCGCGCGGCGGTACGTTTGAGAAATCTTTTGCAGGCTTATGAAAGAGGAGACAGGCAGGAGATTAGTGCCTGCCTGAAAGCGGCGGTAGGTGTTTTCCCATCTTTTGATCCGATTATCAAGATGTATACGAAGCTCTATGTCGAGATGGAGAAAGAAAAATTGGAGACGGAAACCGTGTCGCCGGAAATGCGGGCGTTGGGAGAACAGATTAAAGGAAAACTCCGGATATTGCTCGATCAAAACATGACGGCAGAGGCATATCAGGTATTGGAACAGTTGAAAACATTCATACCGGGCGATCAGGAATTAGTGTTATTAGAGGAAGAAATTCAGAAAAAGTTTTCCTGA
- a CDS encoding alpha-1,2-fucosyltransferase has product MKVQFLNGGLANQTFQYIFARHYELSHSGEVMYLDDSYFALNTVHNGYELGKVFGLKPHMLSECFDDEVWNYILEQKNAGKSIPQILCENGIEMYLISEVEDTYKKFNPFDGKVIYADCNQYDPVLFGAPGDVYYHGYWINKNWFLKYKDIFLKELSFPEITEKHNWNYAGQIMNTNSLSIHIRRGDYVTLGWSLDAEFYRGSVNTFIASCTANWHLFVFSDDIDWCRQNAEAMGFPYFSDVTYIEGNNNGNNYRDLQLMSMCKAMIMSNSAFCFLAALLNPKKQYLLNMTTRDI; this is encoded by the coding sequence ATGAAAGTTCAATTTTTGAACGGTGGCCTTGCCAATCAGACGTTTCAATATATTTTTGCCAGACACTATGAGTTATCTCACTCTGGTGAGGTCATGTATCTGGATGATAGTTATTTTGCATTGAACACAGTTCACAATGGATATGAACTTGGGAAAGTATTTGGTCTCAAACCGCACATGCTCAGTGAATGCTTTGATGACGAAGTATGGAATTATATTCTTGAACAAAAGAATGCTGGTAAGAGCATTCCACAAATCTTATGTGAAAATGGTATAGAAATGTATCTGATTTCCGAGGTGGAAGATACCTACAAAAAGTTTAATCCATTTGATGGAAAAGTGATATACGCAGATTGTAATCAATATGATCCTGTCCTCTTTGGAGCGCCGGGAGATGTCTATTATCATGGATATTGGATTAATAAAAACTGGTTTCTGAAATATAAGGACATATTTTTAAAGGAATTGAGCTTTCCTGAAATTACAGAGAAACATAATTGGAATTATGCCGGGCAGATCATGAATACAAATTCTCTGTCTATTCATATTCGACGGGGAGATTATGTGACACTCGGGTGGTCGCTTGACGCGGAATTTTATCGGGGATCTGTGAATACCTTTATTGCTTCCTGTACTGCCAACTGGCACCTGTTCGTATTTTCCGACGATATAGACTGGTGTCGTCAGAATGCGGAAGCCATGGGGTTTCCATACTTTTCGGATGTGACTTATATAGAAGGAAACAATAACGGAAATAATTACAGGGATCTTCAGCTGATGAGCATGTGTAAGGCGATGATCATGTCAAACAGTGCTTTCTGCTTTTTAGCGGCGTTGCTTAATCCGAAAAAGCAATACCTCCTGAACATGACGACAAGAGATATATAG
- a CDS encoding flagellin, whose product MVVQHNLTAMNANRMLGITTGKQAKATEKLSSGYKINRAADDAAGLSISEKMRKQIRGLTQASVNAQDGISAVQTAEGALTEVHDMLQRMNELAVKASNGTNSETDRQSIQDEIDQLVTEIDRVSETTKFNETYLLKGKETGASTEMKTNAHDAGIVGKLVDNGSTATFSLDKELEDGDKIKIAGEEYTIGGAGAGKSGGAILDPDEMNTDTTGYAISTDAAFTTATLAAGDSVTYDGKTYSLVDKLAVDDIAWATGDTFKIGDHFYKIAAANGTQDGAAEATAQEITEADAKKAIADALAEGKQVTGGTTGVTVSQVKDGTNANANARVTTGVQIVASLEKGEISTAKLADLKVPTVAKAGATDGKGGTAAVTLKAGDSVTAGGVTTTATAAAATAAKDAYDAIDALVAGNTVKIGTDVDAVTYTIVDEADVDEAAFKLTKEEILAKIHDGDTVSANGGAAMTVIGDIGLPEKEGSTAKTISASEAYDMIAKELQTASSIGTDEGKEAAVTGDGKGNFTITKGTATVKESLSFNLHVGADADMTNKINVTIDAMSAVSLGVRGLDAVGRDENGKTFNDNGVSATYAIDVIADAISKVSAQRSALGAVQNRLEHTINNLDNVVENTTSAESQIRDTDMATQMVEYSKNQILAQAGQSMLAQANQSNQGVLSLLQ is encoded by the coding sequence ATGGTAGTACAGCACAATCTGACAGCGATGAACGCTAATCGAATGCTTGGCATCACGACAGGAAAGCAGGCAAAAGCAACCGAAAAACTCTCTTCCGGTTATAAAATCAACCGTGCGGCAGATGACGCAGCAGGCCTTTCCATCAGTGAGAAAATGAGAAAACAGATCAGAGGTCTCACACAGGCTTCCGTAAATGCACAGGATGGCATCAGTGCTGTGCAGACAGCAGAAGGCGCTCTGACAGAAGTTCACGATATGCTTCAGAGAATGAATGAACTGGCCGTAAAGGCTTCCAATGGTACAAATTCCGAGACAGACCGTCAGTCTATCCAGGATGAGATTGATCAGCTCGTGACAGAGATCGACCGTGTCTCCGAAACGACAAAGTTTAACGAAACCTATCTGCTTAAAGGGAAAGAGACCGGAGCATCCACAGAGATGAAGACGAACGCGCATGATGCTGGTATCGTAGGAAAACTGGTTGATAATGGCTCCACAGCGACATTCTCACTCGATAAAGAACTTGAGGACGGAGACAAGATTAAAATCGCCGGAGAAGAATATACGATCGGTGGCGCCGGTGCCGGAAAGAGCGGAGGTGCAATCCTTGATCCGGATGAAATGAATACAGATACGACCGGATACGCGATCAGCACAGATGCGGCCTTTACCACTGCTACACTTGCAGCCGGTGACAGCGTCACTTACGACGGCAAAACTTATAGCCTAGTTGACAAACTCGCAGTGGATGATATTGCCTGGGCAACAGGTGATACCTTTAAAATTGGAGATCACTTCTATAAGATCGCAGCTGCCAACGGTACACAGGACGGCGCAGCTGAAGCAACAGCACAGGAAATCACCGAAGCTGACGCAAAGAAAGCCATTGCTGATGCACTGGCTGAAGGAAAACAGGTTACCGGAGGTACGACCGGTGTAACTGTCAGTCAGGTAAAAGATGGCACAAACGCAAATGCAAATGCCAGAGTGACAACAGGGGTACAGATCGTTGCTTCTTTGGAAAAAGGAGAAATCAGTACTGCAAAACTGGCAGATTTAAAGGTACCGACTGTTGCCAAAGCCGGTGCTACAGATGGCAAAGGCGGTACGGCAGCAGTCACGTTAAAAGCGGGTGACAGTGTTACAGCAGGCGGTGTGACAACTACCGCTACCGCTGCAGCTGCAACAGCGGCTAAAGATGCCTATGATGCGATCGACGCATTGGTTGCAGGTAATACAGTTAAAATTGGTACTGACGTCGATGCGGTTACCTATACAATCGTTGACGAGGCAGATGTCGATGAAGCAGCTTTTAAATTAACCAAAGAAGAAATTCTTGCCAAAATTCATGACGGGGATACTGTCAGTGCTAACGGCGGGGCGGCTATGACCGTCATAGGCGACATTGGTCTTCCCGAGAAGGAAGGCAGTACTGCAAAAACAATCTCCGCATCAGAAGCCTACGACATGATTGCCAAAGAACTTCAGACGGCAAGCAGTATCGGCACCGACGAAGGAAAAGAAGCGGCTGTGACAGGTGACGGAAAAGGTAACTTCACAATCACAAAGGGCACGGCTACCGTAAAAGAGAGTCTCTCCTTTAATCTCCACGTAGGCGCCGACGCCGATATGACAAATAAAATCAATGTCACAATCGACGCAATGAGCGCAGTAAGTCTCGGAGTCAGAGGATTAGATGCAGTCGGCAGAGATGAGAACGGCAAGACATTCAATGATAACGGCGTTTCCGCAACTTATGCGATTGATGTCATCGCAGATGCCATCTCCAAAGTGTCCGCGCAGCGCTCTGCCCTTGGTGCAGTCCAGAACAGACTGGAGCATACAATCAACAACCTCGACAACGTTGTGGAAAACACAACATCCGCAGAGAGCCAGATCCGTGATACCGATATGGCGACGCAGATGGTTGAATACTCCAAAAACCAGATTCTGGCACAGGCAGGACAATCGATGCTGGCACAGGCAAACCAGTCCAATCAGGGCGTACTGTCCTTACTTCAGTAA
- a CDS encoding tyrosine-type recombinase/integrase, which produces MSTTQPIKDRAALNTFKNYYLHQKPNIRNHALIILGLNTALRISDILQLRWSDLFNDSTQQMQEHLEVKEKKTGKINIIAVNQTAKQVLLEYKEQVFQKNPYNRDSYLFLSRKGKNKPLSRSQAFRIIKEAAFAAGLFSHVSCHSMRKTFGYHAWKQGTPPALLMDIYNHSSYKITKRYLCIEQDERDEVYRNILL; this is translated from the coding sequence ATGAGTACAACACAGCCAATCAAAGACAGAGCAGCACTTAATACCTTTAAAAATTATTATCTGCACCAAAAGCCGAATATTCGAAACCACGCTCTCATTATCCTTGGTTTAAACACTGCTCTGCGCATTTCCGATATTCTGCAATTACGCTGGTCGGATCTGTTCAATGACAGTACGCAGCAAATGCAGGAACATCTGGAAGTAAAAGAAAAGAAAACCGGGAAAATCAACATCATTGCTGTCAATCAGACAGCAAAGCAGGTTTTACTGGAATATAAAGAGCAGGTATTTCAAAAAAATCCCTATAACAGAGATTCTTATCTTTTCTTAAGCCGCAAAGGAAAAAATAAACCGCTCAGCCGCTCTCAGGCATTTCGTATTATAAAGGAAGCGGCATTCGCTGCGGGACTCTTCTCACATGTCAGTTGTCATTCCATGCGCAAGACATTTGGCTATCACGCCTGGAAGCAGGGTACACCACCCGCCCTGCTGATGGATATATACAATCATTCTTCCTATAAGATTACCAAAAGATACCTCTGCATTGAACAGGATGAGAGGGACGAAGTTTATCGAAACATTCTTCTTTAG
- a CDS encoding hemerythrin domain-containing protein: MDSEYQTGIAVLDEQHSQLFRLTDEAQTLLKDENMLYKFDDLEKILKEIRDYTLSHFVEEESFMTGFSYTKMEEHKHLHQIFIDNLDQIEREVTRISLGTQDSILAQLLEYLTEWLQKHILVIDQEMVRAAGSEK, translated from the coding sequence ATGGATTCTGAATATCAGACAGGGATTGCTGTTTTGGATGAGCAGCACAGCCAGTTATTTCGTCTGACCGATGAGGCACAGACATTACTGAAAGATGAAAACATGCTTTATAAATTTGATGATCTTGAAAAGATTCTGAAAGAGATCAGAGACTACACCTTATCTCATTTTGTAGAAGAAGAATCTTTTATGACAGGGTTCTCATATACGAAAATGGAAGAACATAAACATCTCCATCAAATTTTTATCGATAATCTGGACCAAATTGAAAGAGAAGTTACCCGGATTTCTCTCGGCACACAGGATTCTATTCTTGCACAGCTTCTCGAATATTTGACGGAATGGCTGCAAAAACATATTTTAGTCATCGATCAGGAGATGGTGAGAGCAGCTGGTTCTGAGAAATGA
- a CDS encoding VOC family protein → MKFTFAHNNLNVVNMEKSLKFYEEALGLTVARKKEASDGSFELAFLTDGTTVHQLELTWLRDWEKDSYNLGDNEFHLAFQVDDMDEAHKKHKEMDCICYENTDMGIYFIADPDGYWIEIIPAK, encoded by the coding sequence ATGAAATTTACATTCGCACACAACAATCTTAATGTAGTGAACATGGAAAAATCTTTAAAGTTTTATGAGGAGGCGTTGGGGCTGACGGTTGCCAGAAAAAAAGAGGCCTCTGACGGCAGCTTTGAGCTGGCGTTTCTGACAGATGGTACAACAGTTCATCAGTTGGAGCTCACCTGGCTCAGGGATTGGGAAAAAGATTCTTATAATTTGGGGGACAATGAGTTTCATCTTGCTTTTCAGGTAGATGACATGGATGAGGCACATAAAAAACATAAAGAAATGGATTGTATCTGCTATGAGAATACGGATATGGGAATTTATTTTATTGCTGATCCGGACGGTTACTGGATCGAAATCATACCGGCAAAATAG